One genomic region from Pirellulales bacterium encodes:
- a CDS encoding diacylglycerol kinase produces MGEQGQNEPTIQPHHHGSCGWAEKFGCAFRGIACGIRGQRSYLVHLPMAAAVVACAAAFRASLVEWCVLLLCIAIVLTAELFNTALEQLAKMITAAHDPRMRDALDIGSAAVLTASIGAAIVGAAIFLNLVWPK; encoded by the coding sequence ATGGGTGAGCAAGGACAGAATGAACCGACGATCCAGCCGCATCATCATGGCAGCTGCGGCTGGGCCGAAAAATTCGGCTGTGCGTTTCGTGGAATAGCGTGCGGCATCCGCGGACAGCGGAGCTATCTGGTGCATCTGCCAATGGCCGCGGCCGTCGTCGCTTGCGCAGCGGCCTTTCGCGCTTCGCTCGTCGAGTGGTGCGTGTTGCTGCTGTGTATTGCGATCGTTTTGACGGCGGAGCTGTTCAACACGGCGCTCGAGCAGCTTGCGAAGATGATTACGGCCGCGCACGATCCCCGCATGCGCGATGCGCTCGACATCGGTAGCGCAGCGGTGCTGACGGCGTCGATTGGGGCGGCAATCGTCGGCGCGGCAATCTTTCTCAATCTGGTGTGGCCGAAATGA